The Halomonas sp. 'Soap Lake #6' genomic sequence AGGCCCGCAGTGAGAATCCAGCGGCCTGTCAGGTTACCATCAAAGTGTTGGCGGCCCGCCTCAACAAAGGTTTCGTAGGTGCCTTGAACAATGCCCTGGGAGCCGATGTAGATCCAAGACCCGGCGGTCATCTGGCCGTACATCATCAGGCCTTTTTTATCCAACTCGTTAAAGTGCTCCCAGTTGGCCCAGGCAGGTACCAGGTTAGAGTTGGCAATCAGCACCCGCGGGGCATCTTTGTGGGTTTCAAATACGCCTACCGGCTTACCAGACTGAACCAGCAGGGTTTGATGATCTTCCAGGCGTTGCAACGTCTCGACAATTTTGTCGTAGCACTCCCAGTCACGCGCGGCGCGGCCAATACCGCCATATACCACTAAATCCTCAGGGCGCTCAGCCACATCCGGATGGAGGTTGTTCATCAGCATGCGCATGGGGGCTTCGGTCAGCCAGCTTTTACAGCTAAGCGTGCTACCGGTGGGGGAGCCAATCTTGCGGGAGGCGTCGTGACGTTTGTCGTTAGGTAACATGGCGAAATTCCTCTGGTTAGTCGATTTATTGTTGATTGCTTTAAGCAGGGCTCGTTAGGTGTCGAGCGCCAACTGAAAAACAAGCCGGGCCGCCGCGCGGGCAGTACGGCTATCGATGTCGTGGTCAGGGTTTAGCTCGGCTAGGTCGGCTAGGCGTAGCTTGCCGCTGTCGCGGATGGCCTCGATCAGCGGTTCAATCACTGAGAGTGAGACACCTCTGGCGGCAGGAGCACTTACGCCAGGTGCTTCGGACGCAGGTAGAACATCCAGATCGATCGTTAGATAGAGGTGGTCACAGCGCACCATGAAGCGCTCCAGGTCGCGCCTAATGCTCTCCAGTTGGGCGGGCTGAAAGTCTCTATCTTCGCGAACCATCACGCCGAGTTCCGCTGCGCGGCTAAACAGAGCGCGGGTATTGGCGGCACGGCTAATTCCTAAGCAGGCGTAGCGGAATGGCCAGCCACGCTGAGCGCACTCATCGGCAATTTGCGCAAAGGGGGTGCCCGAAGAGCGAACGTGGGATGGGTCCCGAAGATCGAAGTGGGCATCAAAATTGATAATGCCTATGCGCGGTGCTTTCTCACCCTTATCCGTGAGGTGTTGGGCAAGCCCCAACCAGCTGCCATAGGCCACCTCATGACCACCACCCGCGACAATGGGAAAATGATCCGCTTTGAGTAACGCACTTAAATGATCGGCAAGGTGCTGTTGTGCCGTTTCTAATGCGTCGCCTTCGCAGCGTATATTCCCAGCATCATAAGCTGGCCCAGTACGGTGCCAGGCAAGTGGTGCCAGTGCTTTACGCAAAGCTGTCGGGCCTTTAGCTGCGCCGGTACGTCCTTGGTTGCGGGCAACCCCTGCATCACTTTCAAAACCCACCAGGGCGCAGCCCGGAATTGCCGTTTGGCTGAGTGGCTGGATCTTTTGATGCCAACGCTCGCTGTTGGCTTCAGGGTCTGTTCGGCCTTGCCAGGGTGACATGTCGATCATTGTTGCCGTTGTCTCTGTATTAGCCGCCATGGGTCACTACTCCCTGAAGCAAACGTTGGCGCAAACGTCCCGGTTGCACCGCGTAAGCGAGCTCGGCGGGGGATTCGACATTCCAAACACACAGGTCAGCTGCTGCACCCTCGTAGATTCGCCCTTGTTCCTTCAGCCCCAGTGCGCTAGCGCCATGGGCGGTCATTCCTGCAAGCGCTTCTTGAGGCGTCATACGGAACAGTGTGCAGGCCAGGTTGAGCATCAACGTGGGCATAAATAGTGGTGAGCTACCGGGATTAGCATCGGTGGCAACGGCCATCGGAACGCCTGCTTTGCGCAGGGCAGCGATAGGCGGTTGTTGCGTTTCACGCAGGGTGTGGAAAGCGCCGGGCAGAATGACGGCCACGCTGCCTGCCTCACGCATGGCGGCGATGCCGGTGTCATCCAGGTATTCGATATGATCAGCGGATAACGCACCGTGGCGAGCGGCCATGGCCGTGCCACCTAGGTTGGAGAGCTGTTCAGCATGGGCCTTAATGGGGAGGCCGTGGTGCTGTGCCGCTTCGAAGACGCGTTCACACTGTGCTACGGAGAAGGCGATTTTTTCGCAGAAAACATCGACAGCATCAGCTAGACCTTCAGCCACTGCTGCGGGAATCATTTCCTGACAGACCAGATCAATATAGCCGTCGCTATCGTCTTTATATTCCGGGGGAAGGGCGTGAGCGCCCAGCAAGGTAGTGACGACGTTTACAGGTAGTATCTCGCCCAGGCGCCGTGCGACGCGCAGCATTTTTAGCTCGTCTTTGACGGTTAGCCCATAGCCAGACTTAATCTCCACGGTAGTGACACCGTCGGCGATCAGGGCTTCAAGGCGCGGTTTAGCGAGCATAAGCAGGGTATCTTCGCTAGCCTCGCGAGTGGCGCGAACGGTGCTGAGAATGCCGCCCCCTCGTTTGGCAATCTCTTCATAGCTTGCCCCTTCCAACCGCGCTTCGAACTCCTCTGCTCGGGAGCCTCCAAAGACAAGGTGCGTGTGGCAATCCACAAGCCCTGGGGTCATGACACCGCCGTGGCCCATCTCGATGCAGCTACTGGCGAGTTGCTCATTGAACTCACCCATGGGTGTTAGGAGAGTGACTCGTGCTCCCTCCGTGATAACGGCCATTGGTTCTGGCAATGTCCGTAAACCATCGAAGACGCTGATGTCGCGCCAGAGATGGCGATCCGTTGCATTCGACATAGGGAGCTCCTCTCAAATTTATTTCAAAACTTATTTCGAAAACGTAATGTATATACAATTAAGGTCAATTGAACAGGATTCGTCAAGATGTCAGGTGGCACTGTGATTGAAAGGTACTGAGGATAAGGTGGGCTGATATTTATTATTATTTTTAAATAAAACAGATATTTGTGGGTTTTTTTCGCTTTTTTATCATCAGTTTTAAATTTATTCATTAGACTAATGTCTATAATTTTCAAGCGAGAATAATCTTCAATCACTCACTTAATGTATATACATTAGGGTTGGAAGCTCACTTAAAGGCCTTAATACAATCAAGAGGCGTGCTCATGCTCACACCCAACCCTCCCTCCCAGCAGCGGCCAAGCATTGCGCTGATGCTAAAGCTGTTTTTGCCAAGCGCACTGGGAATATTGATTTTCTTTGTGCCTGTCGAAATAGGAGGCCGCAGCACTATATTGCTTGACCATATGGTGACAGGCGCCCGAGGGCTGTTAGGCGAGGCTAGTGGGCTTTATGCGCTGGCGCTGATTGTGTCTGGTGCCGCGTACCCATTGGTTCGAGGCTACTGGAACCGGAACGTTACCGAGCGTATTTTTACTGCACTAAAATTGCTTGGGGTGGTGGCAGCTCTTCTGGCTATCACTGGCTGGGGGCCTGCTTTTTTGCACGAGCCTGATATGCTGCCGTTCCTGTTTGATAAGTTGGTGATCCCGGTAGGGCTGATTGTTCCTATTGGCGCTATTTTTCTCGCCTTGTTGATCAGTTATGGGTTACTTGAGCTGATAGGCGTGCTGGTACAACCGGTGATGCGCCCTATTTGGCGAACACCAGGACGTTCGGCTATCGATGCAGTAGCCTCTTTTGTAGGCAGTTACTCCATCGGACTTTTGATTACCAACAGGGTTTATCAGGCAGGGCAGTACTCAGCGCGAGAGGCTGCCATCATCGCTACAGGTTTCTCTACCGTATCGGCGACGTTCATGATCATCGTGGCGCGCACGCTGGATTTAATGGCGGTATGGAATCTGTATTTTTGGCTAACGTTATTGATCACGTTTATTGTCACAGCCGTGACAGTACGTTTACCGCCGTTGTCGCGTATGGATGACAGTGCTGAATATGGTGAGCCTGAGGCGGTAGCTGGCAAACGCTTGTCGACGGCTTGGCAGACCGGGTTGGAGGTGGCTGCTCGAGCGCCCGCGTTGCATAAAAGTGTGGCGATCAATTTTAAGGAGGGATTAGTGATGGCCATCAGCATCCTGCCTTCCATTATGTCGGTTGGTTTGCTGGGGCTGCTTGCGGCTAAGTACACGCCACTGTTTGAGTGGTTAGGCTGGCTTTTCTATCCCTTTGTGGCGGTGTGGGGCGTTGCGGATGCTGCGGCACTTGCTCAGGCCTCGGCTGCGGGACTCGCCGAAATGTTTTTACCGGCACTGCTAATGGCAGAGGCGGAGTTTGTGGCCCGTTTTGCAGCAGGTGTGGTGTCGGTATCCTCGGTGTTGTTCTTCTCTGCCTCTATTCCCTGCATTCTTTCTACAAGCATTCCGCTATCCGTAGGGCGAATGGTGGTGGTGTGGTTCATTCGCGTTGCACTAAGCCTGCTGCTCGCCATACCAACGGGATATTTGGTGCAAGCTATTATCAGCTAAATCATTATTAACTAAGCCATTATTAACTAAGCCATTATTAAACAATAGCCTATTAAATAAGAGCTTATTAAATAAAAGTCTATTGGATAAGCCTCCATCATGAGGCTTGGCGATGTACCGAGGAGCGCAGCTTGTAACGATTGCCTGGGTGTAATAACCGGGCATAGCTGATGAGCTGCTCGCCTGACCAGGTACGCCGTACCATGCTCAGGCAGGGGGTGGCGGTATCGATGGCTAACCACTCGGCTGTTTGTTGGTCGACGAGTACTGCCTCAACAATATGTTCCACATCGGTGATCGGGCAGGCCGCTACCAGTACTTCGTTGGGTGTATGTAGCGCAAAGTCGCTCTTTAGATAGTTGGGTACCCAGCGGGGATTAACGTAGCGGTTTTCAAGCTGAATAGGCGTGTCGTTTTCCAAGTGTACGAGCAGCGTTTGAAACACTCGACTGCCAAGACGCACACCCAAGCGCAGAGCTATTTCGTCATCTGCTTTAATCGCCTCGCAGACCAACACGCTGTTGCTGTAATCATGCCCCCTAGAGCGTACTTCATCGGCAATGTTGTACACCTCGACCAAAGACGATTCTGCTTTGCGATCAGTCACAAAGGTGCCTAGCCCCGGCTGGCGGGTTAGGTAACCCTTGTGGACGAGATCGCGGATCGCCTTATTGGCCGTCATACGGCTTACCCCAAAGTCCCGGGCAAGCTGCTCTTCAGGGGGAATTTGGTGGTGAGCTGGCCAGGCACCATCCTGAATTTTTTCCAGCAAGTGCTGCTGTATTTGCAGGTAAAGTGGGGGAGCACTGGTCATGAAATACCTTTCAAGTGAATAATGTATATACATGCCTAGTGTACCTTGCGCAAAGGCCCAGGGCATCCTGTTGCTGGTTGGGCGTGTATTATGTACGAGGATTTATTGGCGTTGACTGGTTTAGTAATCGTCAGCATCGATAAGAAAGCGCTTATTTTAGGAGTTATTTTGCGCCTAAACTATTCTGGATCACTGCCAGAGCGCGTTGGTTTTTTATTATTACCGCGCTTTTCAATGATGGCATTTTTTTCTGCGGTAGAGCCGTTACGAATAGCCAATCGTATCAGCGGCAAAACGTTGTTTGAGTGGACGCTATTTAGTCGTGATGGTGAGCCAGTCACCGCAAGCAATGGCATGACGCTATTAGTCGATCAGACCATGGGAGGTGGTCTCGACCTGCCATCGATGGCTGTGTGTAGCGGCTTTGAGCCTGAAGACCATTTAAGCCGAGCACTCATTTCGTGGTTGCATCGGCTTGATCAAGCCGGATGTGCCCTTGGTGGGTTGGACACCGGAGGGTTTATATTAGCCGCCGCTCAGTTATTGAAGGGGGAGCGGGTCACTTTGCATTGGGAAAGTTTGCCGGTATTTCGTGAGCGCTTTCCAACGATTGAAACGACCGACGAGTTATTTGAGGTCGGGGAGCGGCGTTTTTCCTGTGCGGGCGGTGCCGCAGCCATGGATATGGCCTTAGCAGTCATCACCAGACGTCATGGGAGCAAATTAGCCGTCGATGTCTCGGAGCAGCTTATTCATGAGCGTTTGAGAAGTCGCCATGACCAACAGCGTATGACATTAGCGCGAAGATTGGGGACGCATAACCGGCGCTTAATTGAAGCGGTCGCATTGATGGAGCGCCATTTGGAAGAGCCTTTGTCTCTCGCAGAGATTGCTGAGCGAATCGGCGTTACCTCTCGACAGCTTCAGAGGCTATTTGAGCACCACCTTCATCAAACACCGCGCCAGTGGTATTTGTCACTTCGTTTGGCTCGGGCAAAGCGTTTGCTCATTGAAACGGATATGGAGATTTTAGCGGTGGGCGTTGCGTGTGGGTTTGGCTCGAGCTCCAGCTTTTCACGTGCTTTCCGTGCCCATTTTGGCAGTTCGCCGCGCGCTGCGCGCGGTTCTTGAAAGGAGAACTGTTCCTAAAAAGGGAATGTACGCCAGGCGTCGCAGCTAAGCGCACCTGGCGTTACAGGGCAGAGTGCTAGGCCATTTTTCTGCGCCGGGCATCGAGCGTCTCGCGGAACAGCGAAATCAGCACACCAGCCGTCATCACTAGCACTACAATACTGAGTGGAAGGGCTGCTGCGATAAGTGCTGTCTGCAGCGCCGTAAGACCACCGGCAATCAGCAGTACCGCCGCCACCAAACCAATCACCACGCCCCAGAACACTCGAAAGCGTTTAGGCGGTTCATTGTCACCTAATGATAAAATGGTGGTTAGCACTAACGTGCCGGAGTCTGAAGAGGTGACAAACCAGCTCATTAGCAGAAATACCATCATGGCTGAGAGTATCCAGCCAAACGTGCCGCTGCCGACAATGCCATCAGCCGTGGCAAACAGTGCTGAGGGTAGGTTCCAAGCGTTAACCAGCTCAATAATGCCTGCGCTACCTGGGCCGCCCGTAGCGTAGAGCTCCTGATACATGGCGTTGCCACCGAAAATGATCAACCAGATAAAGATGATCAGGGTCGGCACTAACAGAACGCCCAATACAAACTCACGTAGCGTACGTCCTTTAGAAATTCGGGCGATGAAAAGACCCACAAAGGGCGCCCAGGCCAGCCACCAGCCCCAGTAGAAGATTGTCCAACCTTGTTGCCAAGCGGCGGTTCCTTCCTCATCAGCGTACCAAAGTCCCATGGGAATAAAATTGATAGCGTAGTCGAGCAAGGTTTCGCCGAACGCCATGATGAGCCACAACGTGGGGCCTGCGATTAGGAAAATGCTCACAACCACTAGGGACACCCAGATATTCATCTCGGAAATAAGACGAATACCACCGCGTACGCCGGATACGGCTGAAAGTATTGAGATAACTGAAATACCCGCGATAAGCATTAACTGCGTATTTAGCCCTGGGTCGACACCTATTAGCCGTTCTAAGCCAACGGCCATTTGGCTAACACCAAGTCCCAGTGAAGTAGCCACACCAAAGACGCAGCCGAGTACCCCAAGGATATCAAACAGGTGGCCGATAGGGCCGAAGATGCGTTCACCGATAAAAGGATAAAGCGCCGAGCGCAGTGCTAGCGGCAACCCTTTTCGATAAGCAAAATACGCCAGCGACATACCGACAATCACGTAGATGGCCCAGCCGTGAAGGCCCCAGTGAAAAACGGTGACGCGTAGCGCATCGATAGCACGCTCGTGGCCGATGGCGGTGGCGCCTGCCATGTCTGCATGAGGGTTGTTGGGATAGCCGAAGGCGCCAGTATCGTCGAGATAGAAGACGGGCTCAGCGACGCCAAAAAACAGGATGCCAATGCCGATACCTGCTGAGAAGAGCATCGAGAACCACGCAAAGTTGCTGAACTCTGGGCGGCTGTCGTCAGTGCCAAGTCTTA encodes the following:
- the hutG gene encoding formimidoylglutamase — encoded protein: MAANTETTATMIDMSPWQGRTDPEANSERWHQKIQPLSQTAIPGCALVGFESDAGVARNQGRTGAAKGPTALRKALAPLAWHRTGPAYDAGNIRCEGDALETAQQHLADHLSALLKADHFPIVAGGGHEVAYGSWLGLAQHLTDKGEKAPRIGIINFDAHFDLRDPSHVRSSGTPFAQIADECAQRGWPFRYACLGISRAANTRALFSRAAELGVMVREDRDFQPAQLESIRRDLERFMVRCDHLYLTIDLDVLPASEAPGVSAPAARGVSLSVIEPLIEAIRDSGKLRLADLAELNPDHDIDSRTARAAARLVFQLALDT
- the hutI gene encoding imidazolonepropionase; translated protein: MSNATDRHLWRDISVFDGLRTLPEPMAVITEGARVTLLTPMGEFNEQLASSCIEMGHGGVMTPGLVDCHTHLVFGGSRAEEFEARLEGASYEEIAKRGGGILSTVRATREASEDTLLMLAKPRLEALIADGVTTVEIKSGYGLTVKDELKMLRVARRLGEILPVNVVTTLLGAHALPPEYKDDSDGYIDLVCQEMIPAAVAEGLADAVDVFCEKIAFSVAQCERVFEAAQHHGLPIKAHAEQLSNLGGTAMAARHGALSADHIEYLDDTGIAAMREAGSVAVILPGAFHTLRETQQPPIAALRKAGVPMAVATDANPGSSPLFMPTLMLNLACTLFRMTPQEALAGMTAHGASALGLKEQGRIYEGAAADLCVWNVESPAELAYAVQPGRLRQRLLQGVVTHGG
- a CDS encoding YjiH family protein, which codes for MLTPNPPSQQRPSIALMLKLFLPSALGILIFFVPVEIGGRSTILLDHMVTGARGLLGEASGLYALALIVSGAAYPLVRGYWNRNVTERIFTALKLLGVVAALLAITGWGPAFLHEPDMLPFLFDKLVIPVGLIVPIGAIFLALLISYGLLELIGVLVQPVMRPIWRTPGRSAIDAVASFVGSYSIGLLITNRVYQAGQYSAREAAIIATGFSTVSATFMIIVARTLDLMAVWNLYFWLTLLITFIVTAVTVRLPPLSRMDDSAEYGEPEAVAGKRLSTAWQTGLEVAARAPALHKSVAINFKEGLVMAISILPSIMSVGLLGLLAAKYTPLFEWLGWLFYPFVAVWGVADAAALAQASAAGLAEMFLPALLMAEAEFVARFAAGVVSVSSVLFFSASIPCILSTSIPLSVGRMVVVWFIRVALSLLLAIPTGYLVQAIIS
- the hutC gene encoding histidine utilization repressor, producing MTSAPPLYLQIQQHLLEKIQDGAWPAHHQIPPEEQLARDFGVSRMTANKAIRDLVHKGYLTRQPGLGTFVTDRKAESSLVEVYNIADEVRSRGHDYSNSVLVCEAIKADDEIALRLGVRLGSRVFQTLLVHLENDTPIQLENRYVNPRWVPNYLKSDFALHTPNEVLVAACPITDVEHIVEAVLVDQQTAEWLAIDTATPCLSMVRRTWSGEQLISYARLLHPGNRYKLRSSVHRQAS
- a CDS encoding GlxA family transcriptional regulator, which encodes MRLNYSGSLPERVGFLLLPRFSMMAFFSAVEPLRIANRISGKTLFEWTLFSRDGEPVTASNGMTLLVDQTMGGGLDLPSMAVCSGFEPEDHLSRALISWLHRLDQAGCALGGLDTGGFILAAAQLLKGERVTLHWESLPVFRERFPTIETTDELFEVGERRFSCAGGAAAMDMALAVITRRHGSKLAVDVSEQLIHERLRSRHDQQRMTLARRLGTHNRRLIEAVALMERHLEEPLSLAEIAERIGVTSRQLQRLFEHHLHQTPRQWYLSLRLARAKRLLIETDMEILAVGVACGFGSSSSFSRAFRAHFGSSPRAARGS
- a CDS encoding BCCT family transporter — translated: MPTPSHRPTPPSHNNSPKAELSTDYMVTELAQGGFFQGMHKGMTLTASGLVLLFVLFTGLGSDTAGSVFGATRAWIESTFSGYYLVTVMLLMAVCVFIVFSRYGNVRLGTDDSRPEFSNFAWFSMLFSAGIGIGILFFGVAEPVFYLDDTGAFGYPNNPHADMAGATAIGHERAIDALRVTVFHWGLHGWAIYVIVGMSLAYFAYRKGLPLALRSALYPFIGERIFGPIGHLFDILGVLGCVFGVATSLGLGVSQMAVGLERLIGVDPGLNTQLMLIAGISVISILSAVSGVRGGIRLISEMNIWVSLVVVSIFLIAGPTLWLIMAFGETLLDYAINFIPMGLWYADEEGTAAWQQGWTIFYWGWWLAWAPFVGLFIARISKGRTLREFVLGVLLVPTLIIFIWLIIFGGNAMYQELYATGGPGSAGIIELVNAWNLPSALFATADGIVGSGTFGWILSAMMVFLLMSWFVTSSDSGTLVLTTILSLGDNEPPKRFRVFWGVVIGLVAAVLLIAGGLTALQTALIAAALPLSIVVLVMTAGVLISLFRETLDARRRKMA